In Papaver somniferum cultivar HN1 chromosome 1, ASM357369v1, whole genome shotgun sequence, a genomic segment contains:
- the LOC113301763 gene encoding probable E3 ubiquitin-protein ligase XERICO — MGLSNLPAPADGVLCVILVNTAQSISIFKGMLFFILQIIGIHLQSSTESVQNSSGQCDLHITSDTLVEQLRKKIPSIPFSSLINGGSCDTRSELHDCTVCLNRFQPDSEVNHLSCGHFFHKDCLEKWLDYWNITCPLCRTPLLSDEDQSVDDDDDDQETYSCLWNGN; from the coding sequence ATGGGTCTATCAAATCTACCAGCTCCAGCAGATGGAGTTCTATGTGTTATACTAGTGAACACGGctcaatcaatctcaatatttAAGGGTATGcttttttttattcttcaaaTTATAGGAATTCATTTACAATCATCGACGGAATCGGTGCAGAATTCATCCGGACAGTGCGATTTACATATTACATCGGATACTTTAGTAGAGCAGTTGAGAAAAAAGATTCCTTCGATTCCGTTTAGTTCTTTAATTAACGGTGGTAGTTGCGATACTCGGTCTGAATTACACGACTGCACGGTTTGTTTGAACCGGTTCCAACCAGATTCCGAAGTGAATCATTTGAGTTGTGGTCATTTTTTTCATAAAGATTGTTTGGAGAAATGGTTGGATTATTGGAATATAACTTGTCCTCTTTGTAGAACACCTCTGCTTTCAGATGAAGATCAAtcagttgatgatgatgatgatgatcaagaaACTTATTCTTGTCTTTGGAATGGAAATTGA